In a single window of the Nitrospirota bacterium genome:
- the gyrB gene encoding DNA topoisomerase (ATP-hydrolyzing) subunit B: MTDKMQNGNEETYGAGDIKILKGLDGVKKRPAMYIGSTGIEGLHHLVYEVVDNSVDEALAGFCTKVDVTIHTEGSITVIDDGRGIPTGPHPGDPKGRSAAEIALTELHAGGKFESKAYKISGGLHGVGVSVVNALSEWLDIEIKQGGQVWEQHFERGVPKAPLTVVGKTKGRGTKITFKPDTEVFETMDFSYDTLSQRLRELAFLNKGLQIKLADERSSEEETFHYSGGIVSFVEHLNTNKTPLHAKPIYVTKEKDGASVEVALQYNDSYSETIYSFANNINTKEGGTHLVGFKAALTRTANNYAASSGISKNIKETLSGEDIREGLTAVISIKIPDPQFEGQTKTKLGNSEVKGLVESLVNDALGNYFEQNPPIARKIIEKAFLASRARDAARKARELTRRKGALEDTGLPGKLADCAQKDPALSEIFIVEGDSAGGSAKQGRDRSNQAILPLKGKILNVEKARLDKMLGSEEIKIMITALGAGIGTGEGDFDIAKIRYHKIIIMTDADVDGAHIRTLLLTFFYRQMPQVIENGYLFIAQPPLFKVKKGRSERYIQSENKLEDMLLDLAADEIELQVNGKSLTGKILVPYIKKLSKLEKLINWFAKRKKDTEALKALLGLDLSKSTLKDRDLVYALVEKLKSKFPDLTEEIEEDEEHQAFKINLKRQSVKLTIDDEFLASPDFRELQSLYTALKELGQAPYKIMEKDAVKEFSDSRALYEFIFALAKKGINIQRYKGLGEMNPTQLWETTMDPEKRTLLQVSVDDSVKADAIFTILMGDQVEPRKEFIEKHALEVRNLDI; the protein is encoded by the coding sequence ATGACAGATAAAATGCAAAACGGAAATGAAGAAACATACGGCGCAGGAGATATAAAAATTCTTAAGGGCCTTGACGGCGTAAAAAAAAGGCCTGCAATGTACATCGGCAGCACGGGAATTGAAGGACTGCACCATCTTGTATACGAAGTTGTGGACAACAGCGTTGACGAGGCGCTTGCAGGTTTCTGCACAAAGGTTGACGTCACAATCCACACAGAAGGAAGCATCACCGTCATTGATGACGGCAGGGGTATCCCCACAGGACCCCATCCGGGCGACCCGAAAGGGCGTTCTGCCGCAGAGATTGCGCTGACAGAACTCCACGCCGGAGGGAAATTTGAAAGCAAGGCTTACAAAATCTCAGGCGGACTGCACGGGGTCGGGGTTTCAGTCGTCAATGCGCTTTCCGAGTGGCTTGATATTGAGATTAAGCAGGGTGGACAGGTGTGGGAACAGCATTTTGAGCGCGGAGTGCCAAAGGCGCCGCTTACCGTAGTGGGAAAAACCAAAGGCAGAGGCACTAAGATCACATTTAAGCCTGATACCGAGGTTTTTGAAACTATGGATTTCAGCTATGATACTCTTTCACAAAGGCTGAGGGAGCTTGCCTTTCTTAACAAGGGGCTTCAGATTAAACTTGCAGACGAAAGAAGCAGTGAGGAAGAGACATTCCATTACAGCGGCGGCATTGTATCTTTTGTTGAGCACTTAAATACAAACAAGACACCGCTTCATGCAAAGCCGATTTACGTCACAAAAGAAAAAGACGGCGCATCCGTGGAAGTGGCTCTCCAGTACAACGACAGTTATTCGGAAACCATATATTCTTTTGCCAATAACATCAACACAAAAGAGGGTGGGACGCATCTGGTGGGCTTCAAGGCGGCTCTCACCCGCACAGCCAATAATTATGCCGCTTCATCCGGAATTTCAAAAAATATCAAAGAAACCCTCTCCGGTGAAGATATAAGGGAAGGACTTACGGCAGTCATCAGCATAAAAATACCTGACCCGCAGTTTGAAGGGCAGACCAAGACCAAACTCGGCAACAGCGAGGTTAAGGGACTCGTTGAATCACTTGTAAACGATGCGCTGGGCAATTATTTTGAACAGAACCCCCCCATTGCAAGAAAAATAATTGAAAAGGCATTCTTAGCGTCAAGGGCCAGGGATGCCGCAAGAAAGGCAAGAGAACTCACAAGGAGAAAGGGCGCGCTTGAAGATACAGGCCTTCCGGGGAAACTTGCCGACTGTGCGCAGAAAGACCCGGCGCTGAGCGAGATTTTCATAGTAGAGGGCGATTCAGCAGGCGGCTCTGCAAAACAGGGGCGCGACAGGAGCAACCAGGCAATACTGCCTCTTAAGGGAAAAATCCTGAATGTGGAAAAGGCAAGGCTGGACAAAATGCTCGGCTCCGAAGAGATAAAAATTATGATTACCGCGCTCGGCGCAGGCATTGGCACAGGCGAAGGCGATTTTGATATCGCAAAGATACGCTACCATAAAATTATTATCATGACGGATGCCGACGTAGACGGGGCGCACATCCGGACCCTGCTTCTCACATTCTTCTACAGGCAGATGCCGCAGGTAATTGAAAACGGCTATCTCTTCATAGCCCAGCCTCCGCTTTTTAAAGTAAAAAAAGGGCGCTCAGAGCGTTATATCCAGAGTGAGAACAAGCTTGAAGACATGCTGCTGGACCTGGCGGCTGATGAAATTGAACTTCAGGTCAACGGCAAGTCATTAACCGGCAAGATACTTGTGCCGTACATAAAAAAACTCTCAAAACTTGAAAAGCTCATCAACTGGTTTGCAAAGAGGAAAAAAGATACAGAGGCGCTCAAGGCGCTGCTCGGGTTGGACCTCAGCAAATCAACCCTGAAGGACCGGGACCTGGTTTATGCCTTAGTGGAAAAACTTAAATCAAAATTTCCTGATTTGACTGAAGAGATAGAGGAAGACGAAGAACACCAGGCCTTCAAGATAAACTTAAAACGTCAGTCCGTAAAACTAACGATTGACGATGAATTTTTGGCGTCTCCGGATTTCAGGGAACTGCAGAGCCTGTACACAGCGTTAAAGGAATTAGGCCAGGCGCCTTACAAAATTATGGAAAAAGATGCGGTAAAAGAATTCAGCGACTCGCGGGCGCTTTATGAATTCATTTTTGCCCTCGCAAAAAAAGGCATAAACATTCAGAGGTATAAGGGACTCGGCGAGATGAACCCGACGCAGTTGTGGGAAACCACAATGGACCCTGAAAAAAGGACTCTGCTTCAGGTCAGCGTTGACGACTCTGTGAAGGCTGACGCAATCTTCACAATTCTCATGGGCGACCAGGTGGAGCCGCGCAAGGAATTCATAGAAAAACACGCTCTTGAAGTGAGAAATCTGGACATATAA
- the dnaN gene encoding DNA polymerase III subunit beta has product MKLKVERDEIQSVLQNIQGIVEKKTTMPVLSHFLLKADKAISVIATDLDITIISSLKADIIEKGSLCIPARKLFEITKELEDSVLLESQENNWLRVSSGKSTFKLMGLPEAEYPAMPEVSQAENIILNAKTLKDMIEKTIYATGDNDLRYTLNGILMHFIPKKKAIELKVVGTDGHRLSLISKEIEGKLSEEKKLILPKKAAVEISRLLGENVVTITVGLNKNHMFFTMEDLTLTSRLIEGTYPNYDQVIPKGNEKKMTADKATFLKAIKRTSIMSREGTNAIRFDIEPGKLTMISINPDLGEAREEISVQYKGDPLSIGFNARYVMDAAKAMGGEAIRFDLQDSLSPTLMQEAEDKDYSCVVMPMRI; this is encoded by the coding sequence ATGAAGCTGAAGGTAGAAAGGGATGAAATACAAAGTGTATTGCAAAACATTCAGGGCATCGTTGAGAAAAAAACCACCATGCCGGTTCTCAGCCATTTTTTGCTGAAAGCCGACAAGGCAATCTCCGTGATTGCAACCGACCTTGATATTACGATCATCAGCAGCCTGAAAGCGGATATCATTGAAAAAGGCAGTCTCTGTATACCTGCAAGAAAACTCTTTGAGATAACAAAGGAGCTGGAAGACAGCGTGCTTCTTGAGTCGCAGGAAAACAACTGGCTGCGGGTTTCCTCAGGCAAAAGCACTTTTAAATTAATGGGGCTGCCAGAGGCGGAATACCCGGCCATGCCTGAGGTGAGCCAGGCTGAAAACATAATCTTAAACGCAAAGACGTTAAAAGATATGATTGAAAAGACAATTTATGCGACAGGCGATAATGACCTTAGGTACACGCTGAACGGCATCCTTATGCATTTTATCCCGAAGAAAAAAGCCATTGAGCTGAAGGTTGTCGGCACTGACGGACACCGCCTTTCACTTATTTCAAAGGAAATAGAAGGAAAACTTTCAGAGGAAAAAAAGCTTATACTGCCCAAGAAAGCCGCTGTTGAAATAAGCCGCCTCCTTGGCGAAAATGTTGTAACTATCACAGTAGGACTGAACAAAAATCATATGTTCTTCACCATGGAAGACCTGACACTGACATCCCGGCTCATTGAAGGGACGTATCCCAACTACGACCAGGTCATCCCTAAGGGCAATGAAAAGAAAATGACAGCGGATAAGGCTACATTCCTTAAAGCAATAAAAAGGACGTCAATAATGAGCAGGGAGGGAACCAATGCCATCAGGTTTGACATAGAGCCGGGCAAGCTGACCATGATTTCTATAAATCCCGACCTCGGCGAGGCCAGGGAGGAGATTAGCGTTCAGTACAAGGGAGACCCCCTTTCAATAGGTTTTAATGCCCGTTATGTGATGGATGCGGCTAAGGCAATGGGCGGGGAAGCCATCAGGTTTGACCTGCAGGATTCGCTCAGCCCTACCCTTATGCAGGAAGCGGAAGATAAAGATTACAGCTGTGTCGTTATGCCGATGAGAATATGA
- the dnaA gene encoding chromosomal replication initiator protein DnaA, protein MVETEEIWGKTLNAIQERIDDQTFDLWFKPIKLLQFHDQHLVIEVPNRFFKEWIEDHFHALLTETIEGLIKKPVTIKFNVSEKQENAVLKKIETTRENRKAKLASKGIYLNPKYTFDNFVSGTSNQFASAAAMAVANSPGRAYNPLFIHGGVGLGKTHLMNAIGNAIIDKLPDAKLFYVPAEQFTNEFVYSMRNDKMDMFKEKYRHLDVLIIDDIQFIAGKSGTQEELFHTFNALYNSQKQIVFSSDRPPADIAPLTERLRSRFGMGLIAEIQAPDIETKIAILGKKSETEGIKLPDDVIVFLANKIKSNIRDLEACMIRLGAHSSLSGKAITTDMSKEVLKDMIRDEEKALTVDTIQKAVCEYYGIRLQDMKAKKRTRDIAFPRQVAMYLCKILTDASLADIGKQFGGKDHSTVIHACKQIEERKKHDEDFNKKLEYLTKKIRSYE, encoded by the coding sequence TAGTGGAAACAGAAGAGATATGGGGTAAAACACTTAATGCTATTCAGGAGAGGATTGACGATCAGACATTTGATCTGTGGTTCAAACCCATAAAGCTGCTGCAATTCCATGACCAGCACTTAGTGATTGAAGTGCCAAACAGGTTCTTCAAGGAATGGATTGAAGACCATTTTCATGCGCTGCTCACAGAGACCATTGAAGGGCTCATTAAAAAACCGGTAACGATTAAATTCAATGTTTCTGAAAAACAGGAAAACGCCGTCCTCAAAAAGATAGAGACAACGAGGGAGAACAGAAAGGCAAAACTTGCGAGCAAGGGCATTTACCTTAATCCGAAATACACATTTGATAACTTTGTCAGTGGTACAAGCAATCAGTTTGCCAGTGCGGCGGCAATGGCAGTTGCCAACTCACCGGGTAGGGCTTACAATCCGCTGTTTATTCACGGCGGCGTAGGGCTCGGCAAGACTCACCTCATGAATGCAATCGGCAATGCAATAATAGACAAGCTGCCTGATGCAAAACTTTTTTATGTGCCTGCAGAGCAGTTCACCAATGAATTTGTCTATTCCATGAGAAATGACAAGATGGATATGTTCAAGGAAAAATACAGACACCTTGATGTGCTCATAATTGACGACATACAGTTCATAGCCGGGAAAAGCGGCACGCAGGAAGAATTGTTTCATACATTTAACGCCCTCTACAATTCACAGAAGCAGATTGTATTCTCAAGTGACAGGCCGCCTGCGGATATAGCGCCTCTTACAGAACGCCTGCGGTCCAGGTTTGGCATGGGGCTGATTGCAGAGATACAGGCGCCTGATATTGAAACAAAGATAGCTATTTTAGGGAAAAAATCTGAAACAGAAGGCATAAAGCTCCCTGACGACGTCATCGTTTTTCTGGCAAACAAGATAAAGTCCAATATCAGAGACCTTGAGGCATGCATGATACGGCTCGGCGCGCATTCCTCCCTCTCCGGAAAAGCAATTACCACTGACATGTCAAAAGAAGTGCTTAAGGATATGATCAGGGATGAGGAAAAGGCGTTGACTGTTGACACGATTCAAAAAGCGGTCTGCGAATATTACGGCATCAGGCTTCAGGACATGAAGGCAAAAAAAAGGACCAGGGACATTGCATTTCCAAGGCAGGTTGCCATGTATCTTTGCAAGATTCTGACAGACGCCTCTCTTGCCGACATAGGCAAACAATTCGGAGGCAAAGACCACTCCACAGTCATTCATGCCTGCAAACAGATTGAGGAGCGTAAAAAACATGATGAGGACTTTAATAAAAAACTTGAATATCTGACAAAAAAAATCAGGAGCTATGAATGA